AACTCATAGCGGCCCCAAAGCGCTCGCCATGAGATAGATTGCCGCCCTCGGCCTTGGCCTGTTTGTGCGCCTGCCAAAGTGAACCCGCCATGTGGCGGGCCTTCCCCAGGCCAGTGGCTCCATCCATTGAAGCGATCTGGGCGGCCTTTCTTGTGGCGTCGATCCCGCGCCCGCTGCCCATTGCCGCACCCAGTACACCTCCGACTGCGACAGCAGCACCGGCTGCTGTCGCAGTTGCTGCTTGACCTAGGACTGCGCCACTGTTCACGTGCGCTCCATTTATGATTCCGGCGCATACGTCAGGTATGCTTTTGACTAGGGCCAGAAGTATTATGGAGACTGCAATGGCAATAAATATGTCTTCGAGGTTTGAATTTTCAAACGTCAATCCCTGCATAAATTTTAAACCTAAGCCCATTACGAGCTGTAGTACAAAAAGCTTGAATGCAACAGATAGAACATATCTCATTACGCTAATTGCGTATTCCTTGAATATTGTTGCGCCACCAAGACCAAGTAGTATTACACTAGCATTCATTGACACGAGCGCTTCGCACTTAACAAAGACTAGCTGTGCGGTCATCAAGGCGAATGCAATCAAGATCACTAGCCCACATAATGCAAATGCGATGGAGTTTACTGCGTCATCAACGCTCTTGAATTTCATTTTATCAAATATAGTCTTTGTCAGTTCGATTCCTGCGATTAGCGGGTCTGTGGCGTTGTATTTAGATGGGCCGAGGTTTGTTGCGATATTGTTCAGTCCGTTGATGATGCTCCACGACCAGTCTTGATAATTGACAATTGTGGCTGCAATGAAGCAACAAAATAGTATTGTCGAAATGAATTGGCCAAATACTTCTCCAA
The Desulfovibrio sp. DNA segment above includes these coding regions:
- the trbL gene encoding P-type conjugative transfer protein TrbL, coding for MKSKQLFILSFLIAGFVIVTFAPIDANAQIETIIPRIITEFESKTSTWSKALQGYAFDLFRLCTTLTVVLFGVKAAIGRDNIGEVFGQFISTILFCCFIAATIVNYQDWSWSIINGLNNIATNLGPSKYNATDPLIAGIELTKTIFDKMKFKSVDDAVNSIAFALCGLVILIAFALMTAQLVFVKCEALVSMNASVILLGLGGATIFKEYAISVMRYVLSVAFKLFVLQLVMGLGLKFMQGLTFENSNLEDIFIAIAVSIILLALVKSIPDVCAGIINGAHVNSGAVLGQAATATAAGAAVAVGGVLGAAMGSGRGIDATRKAAQIASMDGATGLGKARHMAGSLWQAHKQAKAEGGNLSHGERFGAAMSSRLQEMKMRNLGLSGDDSSSGSKDGGSNGQA